The Primulina tabacum isolate GXHZ01 chromosome 16, ASM2559414v2, whole genome shotgun sequence genome window below encodes:
- the LOC142529845 gene encoding axial regulator YABBY 5-like isoform X1 produces MEVPDQLCYIPCNFCNIVLAVSVPCSSLFDVVTVRCGHCTNLWTVNMAAAFQCLQPSCQQNAQVPIHSSTEIKVDLGSSSKLNNKLAIQPSITKKPEPKIANRPPEKRQRVPSAYNQFIKEEIQRIKANNPEISHREAFSTAAKNWAHFPHIHFGLMLDSNNHVKHNEGSEKNQMRRAAIINK; encoded by the exons ATGGAAGTGCCTGATCAACTCTGCTACATTCCTTGCAACTTCTGCAATATTGTTCTTGCG GTGAGTGTCCCATGCAGTAGCTTGTTTGATGTAGTGACAGTTCGATGCGGGCACTGCACCAATCTTTGGACAGTGAATATGGCAGCTGCCTTCCAATGTCTGCAGCCCTCCTGCCAACAAAATGCTCAG GTTCCTATCCATTCTTCAACCGAAATCAAAGTTGACTTAGGCTCTTCTTCAAAATTGAACAACAAGTTGGCCATCCAACCTTCCATCACAAAAAAACCCGAGCCGAAAATCGCCAACAGAC CACCAGAGAAGAGGCAACGAGTCCCATCTGCATACAACCAGTTCATAAA AGAGGAGATTCAAAGAATCAAAGCCAATAATCCGGAAATCAGCCACAGGGAAGCATTCAGTACTGCTGCAAAAAAT TGGGCACACTTCCCTCACATTCATTTTGGACTGATGTTGGACAGCAACAATCACGTTAAACATAATGAG GGGTCCGAGAAGAACCAAATGCGAAGGGCTGCCATAATAAACAAGTGA
- the LOC142528950 gene encoding glucan endo-1,3-beta-glucosidase 14-like, producing the protein MRVLPFLFLILFSSMNEKLTATAFTGTYGINYGRIADNIPSPDQVVSLLRAAKIKNVRIYDADHNVLNAFKGTGLELVIGLPNGFVKDMSAHADHALTWVKENVMAFLPETHIVGIAIGNEVLGNDNELSGSLLGAVKNIYNATKNLGIDDVVQISTAHSQAVFMNSYPPSSCTFKDSVVQFMKPLLEFFSQIGSPFCLNAYPFLAYTYNPDTIDINYALFQATEGIYDEKTNLHYDNMLDAQIDAAYVALDDAGFKKMEVIITETGWASHGDQNEPAATQSNARTYNYNLRKRLAKRKGTPFRPKRMLKAYIFALFNEDSKPGAGSEKYYGLFKADGSISYDIGFPGLKSSSAVSSRLSSKEFQAGKLFGSYSYISAIASTIILLLLRL; encoded by the exons ATGAGGGTTCTGCCGTTTTTGTTCTTGATATTATTCTCTAGTATGAATG AAAAATTGACCGCAACTGCATTCACCGGAACCTATGGAATAAACTATGGTAGAATAGCAGACAACATCCCTTCACCCGACCAAGTGGTTTCGCTACTTAGAGCTGCAaagatcaagaatgtcagaataTACGATGCCGATCATAATGTTCTGAATGCCTTTAAAGGTACTGGGCTTGAGTTGGTAATAGGACTTCCAAATGGATTTGTGAAAGATATGAGTGCTCATGCTGATCATGCTCTGACTTGGGTCAAAGAAAATGTTATGGCATTCCTACCTGAAACACACATTGTCGGGATTGCGATTGGGAATGAAGTTTTGGGAAATGATAATGAACTTTCCGGATCTTTACTAGGTGCtgtcaaaaatatatataatgctACTAAGAATCTTGGAATAGACGATGTGGTTCAGATTTCTACTGCTCATTCTCAGGCTGTTTTTATGAATTCGTATCCTCCCTCTTCGTGTACTTTTAAAGACAGTGTTGTACAGTTTATGAAACCTCTGTTGGAATTTTTCTCTCAGATAGGCTCTCCGTTCTGTTTAAATGCCTACCCCTTCTTGGCTTATACTTATAATCCGGATACAATCGACATAAATTATGCTCTATTTCAGGCAACAGAGGGAATATATGATGAAAAAACGAATCTTCACTATGACAACATGCTTGATGCACAGATTGACGCTGCTTATGTTGCTTTAGACGATGCAGGGTTCAAAAAAATGGAAGTTATAATCACAGAGACTGGTTGGGCTTCACATGGTGATCAAAACGAACCAGCTGCTACACAAAGCAATGCAAGGACTTACAATTATAACTTACGTAAGAGGCTTGCCAAGAGGAAAGGAACTCCATTTAGACCAAAAAGGATGCTGAAAGCGTATATATTTGCATTATTTAATGAGGATTCAAAACCTGGTGCCGGTTCTGAGAAATACTATGGGCTGTTTAAAGCTGATGGGAGTATCTCTTATGATATTGGGTTTCCTGGACTTAAATCTTCATCTGCTGTTTCTTCTCGATTGTCTTCTAAG GAGTTTCAAGCAGGAAAGTTGTTTGGATCCTATTCCTACATCTCTGCTATCGCTTCTACAATAATACTTCTGCTGCTGAGATTATGA
- the LOC142528988 gene encoding uncharacterized protein LOC142528988 isoform X1, whose protein sequence is MIIIIINAVDSRHSTEEDGGAATTLVLLPLVQLRFLAIMSRSSEEKGGIRYDSQFLRIEELIKGKTFSREEISHLVAILNSRVDIELDEQSRRDARGDSEQVGWIHEIPRTPAGDIHHVIDRDTLGNIPEKSDVPVGVGASPIDIARAYMAGRTLEQDRVLRSYTSKGERAEPSNKFSQQPPVPSPFAKSSICWPGAVLNNHHGYETPQSQSRRYGLRDFPRTPYARTISSRSTAKLNANSRFVNTSTPFQQSPSSIYGQVRSTVNSVDDYGSVGPIRRIRNKFASEVRPRESMILSSLKDVQSEKLSSNFLSGILPTAKKNLEPGETSGTSKSLTDANASGFSDKDVSPAVKKILEHLDRNKPTSKEKEAEIKSVNEWKKSSSYAGDIIHEENTVHSGDLASFKNAGLSGLNSTVQINKSTSSSNYFGNFHDKGMDFAATDAVNVIPKAPSTIFFDSGMVPGTNALPSLGFGASSGPLVKNSNVNTFVTTSHGQEKNVFFPHTRLSNGPELKSSINSAASGLSKNHGTKPSLPSISINRPEIRAFNSDNGPGFTFPVCTAAGVLSEPPITPSILPSASFTPQPTYTFGANKSNPSLVFSFPSTSNDSIDDGSDLKFSFGSDKKTRLSFSSFDADAICY, encoded by the exons atgataataataataataaacgcCGTTGATAGTCGTCACTCGACAGAAGAAGACGGCGGCGCGGCCACTACTCTTGTCCTGCTCCCTCTAGTCCAGCTTAGATTTTTG GCTATAATGTCCCGATCTTCTGAAGAAAAGGGTGGAATTCGTTATGATTCTCAGTTTTTGAGAATCGAGGAGTTGATCAAGGGAAAAACTTTTTCTAG GGAGGAAATTAGCCATTTGGTGGCAATATTAAATTCTAGGGTGGACATTGAGTTGGATGAGCAATCAAGAAGGGATGCTAGAGGAGATAGTGAGCAGGTGGGGTGGATCCATGAAATTCCACGAACGCCAGCAGGAGATATACACCATGTTATTGACAGAGACACACTTGGCAATATCCCTGAAAAGTCAGAT GTTCCAGTTGGGGTCGGTGCTTCGCCAATTGATATTGCTCGTGCATATATGGCTGGCCGTACTTTAGAACAAGACCGCGTTCTTCGTAGTTACACATCAAAAGGTGAAAGAGCTGAACCAAGCAATAAGTTTTCACAACAGCCACCTGTGCCATCTCCTTTTGCTAAGTCATCCATCTGTTGGCCTGGTGCTGTACTCAACAATCACCATGGTTACGAGACACCACAGAGTCAGAGTAGAAGATACGGGCTTCGTGATTTTCCAAGAACTCCTTATGCTAGAACAATCTCGTCGAGGTCCACAGCTAAG TTAAATGCCAATAGTAGATTTGTTAACACATCAACTCCCTTTCAACAATCTCCGTCATCCATTTATGGACAG GTAAGGTCGACTGTTAACAGTGTTGATGACTATGGATCCGTGGGCCCTATTCGCCGCATCAGGAATAAATTTGCTTCAGAAGTCCGTCCCAGAGAATCTATGATCCTGAGCTCACTTAAAGATGTCCAATCAGAGAAGTTAAGTTCCAATTTTTTGAGCGGAATCTTGCCTACTGCCAAGAAAAATCTGGAACCTGGTGAAACAAGTGGCACCTCAAAATCCTTAACAGATGCCAATGCATCAGGTTTCTCTGATAAGGATGTTAGTCCAgcagttaaaaaaatattggaacACCTGGATAGAAACAAGCCGACATCTAAAGAAAAAGAAGCTGAAATTAAATCGGTAAATGAATGGAAAAAGTCTTCTTCCTATGCCGGTGATATCATTCACGAGGAAAACACAGTGCACTCTGGAGATCTTGCCTCTTTTAAGAATGCTGGTTTATCTGGCCTCAACTCCACTGTACAAATTAACAAAAGTACCAGCAGTTCCAATTATTTTGGTAATTTTCATGACAAAGGCATGGATTTTGCAGCTACAGATGCAGTCAATGTGATTCCTAAGGCTCCTAGCACAATCTTTTTTGATTCTGGCATGGTACCTGGTACAAATGCACTTCCATCTTTAGGTTTTGGGGCATCTTCTGGTCCTCTGGTCAAGAATTCAAATGTG AATACTTTTGTCACAACTAGTCATGGACAGGAGAAAAATGTGTTTTTTCCACACACACGTCTGAGTAATGGACCTGAACTGAAGTCTTCCATCAATTCTGCTGCTTCGGGGCTTTCAAAGAATCACGGGACTAAGCCTTCATTGCCATCAATTTCCATCAACAGGCCTGAAATTCGTGCTTTTAACTCGGACAACGGTCCCGGCTTCACTTTCCCCGTATGTACTGCTGCTGGTGTTCTCTCTGAACCACCGATAACACCTTCCATCCTGCCATCCGCAAGTTTTACTCCGCAGCCTACTTACACTTTCGGTGCAAATAAATCAAATCCAAGTCTTGTCTTCTCTTTTCCATCTACTAGCAATGACTCGATTGATGATGGATCTGATCTGAAGTTCAGCTTTGGTTCTGATAAGAAGACTAGGTTGTCCTTCAGTTCCTTCGACGCAGATGCCATCTGCTACTAA
- the LOC142528988 gene encoding uncharacterized protein LOC142528988 isoform X2 — protein MSRSSEEKGGIRYDSQFLRIEELIKGKTFSREEISHLVAILNSRVDIELDEQSRRDARGDSEQVGWIHEIPRTPAGDIHHVIDRDTLGNIPEKSDVPVGVGASPIDIARAYMAGRTLEQDRVLRSYTSKGERAEPSNKFSQQPPVPSPFAKSSICWPGAVLNNHHGYETPQSQSRRYGLRDFPRTPYARTISSRSTAKLNANSRFVNTSTPFQQSPSSIYGQVRSTVNSVDDYGSVGPIRRIRNKFASEVRPRESMILSSLKDVQSEKLSSNFLSGILPTAKKNLEPGETSGTSKSLTDANASGFSDKDVSPAVKKILEHLDRNKPTSKEKEAEIKSVNEWKKSSSYAGDIIHEENTVHSGDLASFKNAGLSGLNSTVQINKSTSSSNYFGNFHDKGMDFAATDAVNVIPKAPSTIFFDSGMVPGTNALPSLGFGASSGPLVKNSNVNTFVTTSHGQEKNVFFPHTRLSNGPELKSSINSAASGLSKNHGTKPSLPSISINRPEIRAFNSDNGPGFTFPVCTAAGVLSEPPITPSILPSASFTPQPTYTFGANKSNPSLVFSFPSTSNDSIDDGSDLKFSFGSDKKTRLSFSSFDADAICY, from the exons ATGTCCCGATCTTCTGAAGAAAAGGGTGGAATTCGTTATGATTCTCAGTTTTTGAGAATCGAGGAGTTGATCAAGGGAAAAACTTTTTCTAG GGAGGAAATTAGCCATTTGGTGGCAATATTAAATTCTAGGGTGGACATTGAGTTGGATGAGCAATCAAGAAGGGATGCTAGAGGAGATAGTGAGCAGGTGGGGTGGATCCATGAAATTCCACGAACGCCAGCAGGAGATATACACCATGTTATTGACAGAGACACACTTGGCAATATCCCTGAAAAGTCAGAT GTTCCAGTTGGGGTCGGTGCTTCGCCAATTGATATTGCTCGTGCATATATGGCTGGCCGTACTTTAGAACAAGACCGCGTTCTTCGTAGTTACACATCAAAAGGTGAAAGAGCTGAACCAAGCAATAAGTTTTCACAACAGCCACCTGTGCCATCTCCTTTTGCTAAGTCATCCATCTGTTGGCCTGGTGCTGTACTCAACAATCACCATGGTTACGAGACACCACAGAGTCAGAGTAGAAGATACGGGCTTCGTGATTTTCCAAGAACTCCTTATGCTAGAACAATCTCGTCGAGGTCCACAGCTAAG TTAAATGCCAATAGTAGATTTGTTAACACATCAACTCCCTTTCAACAATCTCCGTCATCCATTTATGGACAG GTAAGGTCGACTGTTAACAGTGTTGATGACTATGGATCCGTGGGCCCTATTCGCCGCATCAGGAATAAATTTGCTTCAGAAGTCCGTCCCAGAGAATCTATGATCCTGAGCTCACTTAAAGATGTCCAATCAGAGAAGTTAAGTTCCAATTTTTTGAGCGGAATCTTGCCTACTGCCAAGAAAAATCTGGAACCTGGTGAAACAAGTGGCACCTCAAAATCCTTAACAGATGCCAATGCATCAGGTTTCTCTGATAAGGATGTTAGTCCAgcagttaaaaaaatattggaacACCTGGATAGAAACAAGCCGACATCTAAAGAAAAAGAAGCTGAAATTAAATCGGTAAATGAATGGAAAAAGTCTTCTTCCTATGCCGGTGATATCATTCACGAGGAAAACACAGTGCACTCTGGAGATCTTGCCTCTTTTAAGAATGCTGGTTTATCTGGCCTCAACTCCACTGTACAAATTAACAAAAGTACCAGCAGTTCCAATTATTTTGGTAATTTTCATGACAAAGGCATGGATTTTGCAGCTACAGATGCAGTCAATGTGATTCCTAAGGCTCCTAGCACAATCTTTTTTGATTCTGGCATGGTACCTGGTACAAATGCACTTCCATCTTTAGGTTTTGGGGCATCTTCTGGTCCTCTGGTCAAGAATTCAAATGTG AATACTTTTGTCACAACTAGTCATGGACAGGAGAAAAATGTGTTTTTTCCACACACACGTCTGAGTAATGGACCTGAACTGAAGTCTTCCATCAATTCTGCTGCTTCGGGGCTTTCAAAGAATCACGGGACTAAGCCTTCATTGCCATCAATTTCCATCAACAGGCCTGAAATTCGTGCTTTTAACTCGGACAACGGTCCCGGCTTCACTTTCCCCGTATGTACTGCTGCTGGTGTTCTCTCTGAACCACCGATAACACCTTCCATCCTGCCATCCGCAAGTTTTACTCCGCAGCCTACTTACACTTTCGGTGCAAATAAATCAAATCCAAGTCTTGTCTTCTCTTTTCCATCTACTAGCAATGACTCGATTGATGATGGATCTGATCTGAAGTTCAGCTTTGGTTCTGATAAGAAGACTAGGTTGTCCTTCAGTTCCTTCGACGCAGATGCCATCTGCTACTAA
- the LOC142530118 gene encoding phospholipase D alpha 1-like, whose amino-acid sequence MAQILLHGDLHATIYEIDKLHFGSVGNFFHKVVEGIEGAIGFKKTGSKLYASVDLEKARVGRTRLLLHEHSNPRWYESFHIFCAHMASNVVFTVKVDNPIGADLIGRAYVPVSDLIRGEVIDEWLEILNTEKKPIHGHSKIHVRLQFFDVARECCWAQGVKSPKFPGVPFTFFPQRRGCKVTLYQDAHVPDHFIPKIPLSGGNFYEPNRCWEDIFDAISNAKHLIYITGWSVYTEITLIRDMRRPKQGGDTTLGELLKKRASEGVRVLMLVWDDRTSVGILKRDGLMATHDEETGEYFRNTDVHCVLCPRNPDDGRSIIQNIEIGTMFTHHQKIVVVDSAMPNGDENRRRIVSFVGGIDLCDGRYDTQFHSLFRTLDTAHHDDFHQANFSGATIQKGGPREPWHDIHCRLEGPCAWDVLYNFEQRWRKQGIQDVLLQLDELQKIIIPPSPVTFPDDPETWNVQVFRSIDGGAAFGFPDSPEKAAQSGLISGKDNIIDRSIQDAYIHAIRRAKDFIYIENQYFLGSSFSWYSQDIRDESIGALHLIPKELSLKIVNKIEAGERFTVYVVIPMWPEGFPESSSVQVILDWQRRTMEMMYTDIVQALKSKGIIADPKDYLTFFCLGNREKKLSGEYEPSEKPEPDTDYSRAQQARRGMIYVHAKMMIVDDEYIIIGSANINQRSMDGARDSEIAMGAYQPYHLSHNQPARGQIHGFRMALWYEHLGLLDNSFSYPQSMECIQKVNQLAQRNWDLYASETVDSDLPGHLLSYPIGISSEGSVSELPGLENFPDTKARVLGSRADFYPPILTT is encoded by the exons GTGGTAGAAGGCATTGAAGGAGCTATTGGATTCAAGAAAACAGGTTCAAAGCTCTATGCATCAGTCGATCTAGAAAAGGCAAGAGTTGGCAGAACAAGACTCCTCTTACACGAGCACTCCAATCCTCGTTGGTACGAATCTTTCCACATTTTCTGTGCTCACATGGCTTCCAATGTTGTATTCACCGTCAAAGTGGACAACCCCATTGGAGCGGACCTTATCGGGAGAGCCTACGTGCCTGTTTCGGATTTGATTCGCGGCGAAGTAATAGATGAATGGCTTGAAATCTTGAACACCGAAAAAAAACCAATACACGGTCACTCTAAGATTCATGTCAGGTTGCAGTTCTTTGATGTTGCTAGGGAATGTTGTTGGGCTCAAGGAGTGAAAAGTCCCAAGTTTCCTGGTGTACCTTTCACTTTTTTCCCTCAGAGAAGAGGGTGCAAGGTTACACTTTATCAAGATGCTCATGTCCCTGATCATTTCATCCCCAAGATTCCATTATCTGGTGGGAATTTCTATGAGCCTAACCGGTGTTGGGAAGACATTTTTGATGCCATTAGTAATGCGAAGCACTTGATTTACATAACGGGTTGGTctgtttatactgagattacATTGATACGTGACATGAGGCGGCCAAAGCAAGGAGGAGACACGACTCTAGGCGAACTTCTCAAGAAACGAGCCAGTGAAGGGGTGAGGGTACTGATGCTCGTCTGGGATGACAGAACTTCTGTTGGGATTCTCAAGAGAGACGGATTAATGGCAACTCATGATGAGGAAACAGGGGAGTATTTTCGAAACACTGATGTGCACTGTGTGTTGTGCCCTCGCAATCCAGACGATGGCCGTAGCATAATTCAGAACATTGAAATCGGGACAATGTTCACTCATCACCAGAAGATTGTGGTTGTGGATAGTGCCATGCCTAACGGCGATGAAAACCGGAGGAGGATAGTTAGTTTTGTGGGCGGCATCGATCTTTGTGATGGGAGATACGACACACAATTTCATTCCCTTTTCAGGACTTTAGACACGGCCCATCATGACGATTTTCATCAAGCGAATTTTAGTGGCGCCACAATTCAAAAAGGTGGTCCAAGGGAGCCATGGCATGACATCCATTGCCGGTTAGAAGGTCCCTGTGCGTGGGATGTTCTCTACAACTTTGAGCAACGATGGAGGAAACAAGGCATACAAGACGTGCTTCTGCAGCTTGATgaacttcagaaaatcataattcCACCATCTCCTGTCACGTTCCCAGATGATCCAGAAACATGGAACGTTCAAGTCTTTCGTTCCATTGATGGTGGTGCGGCTTTTGGTTTTCCTGATTCACCAGAAAAAGCAGCACAATCTGGCCTAATAAGTGGAAAGGATAACATCATCGATAGAAGCATTCAAGATGCATATATCCATGCCATTCGTCGCGCGAAAGACTTCATTTACATCGAGAATCAGTACTTCTTAGGAAGCTCATTTTCATGGTACTCTCAGGATATCCGGGATGAAAGCATAGGTGCTTTACACTTGATCCCAAAAGAACTCTCGTTGAAGATTGTGAATAAAATTGAAGCCGGGGAAAGATTTACGGTATACGTTGTGATTCCCATGTGGCCTGAGGGGTTCCCAGAATCTTCATCCGTTCAGGTTATATTGGATTGGCAAAGGAGAACTATGGAAATGATGTACACAGATATAGTTCAAGCTCTGAAATCAAAAGGAATTATTGCTGATCCTAAGGATTATTTGACTTTCTTTTGCCTCGGTAATAGAGAAAAGAAGCTGAGCGGAGAATACGAGCCTTCAGAAAAACCAGAACCGGATACAGATTACAGTAGAGCTCAGCAAGCTAGGAGGGGAATGATCTATGTCCATGCCAAGATGATGATTG TTGACGACGAGTACATAATCATAGGATCTGCCAACATCAACCAAAGATCCATGGATGGTGCAAGGGATTCCGAAATTGCGATGGGTGCATACCAACCATATCACCTATCTCACAACCAGCCAGCAAGAGGCCAAATTCACGGTTTTCGTATGGCGTTGTGGTATGAGCACCTTGGTTTGCTGGATAACTCTTTTTCATACCCACAAAGCATGGAATGCATACAAAAAGTTAACCAATTGGCTCAAAGAAACTGGGATCTTTACGCCTCCGAAACGGTCGACAGTGACTTGCCTGGGCATTTGCTGTCTTACCCTATTGGTATATCATCAGAGGGAAGCGTCTCAGAGCTGCCTGGGCTGGAGAATTTCCCTGACACCAAGGCTAGAGTTCTTGGCAGTAGAGCTGATTTCTATCCACCAATTCTCACTACTTAA
- the LOC142529845 gene encoding axial regulator YABBY 5-like isoform X2, whose translation MKASPSMMITRFHLLCAVSVPCSSLFDVVTVRCGHCTNLWTVNMAAAFQCLQPSCQQNAQVPIHSSTEIKVDLGSSSKLNNKLAIQPSITKKPEPKIANRPPEKRQRVPSAYNQFIKEEIQRIKANNPEISHREAFSTAAKNWAHFPHIHFGLMLDSNNHVKHNEGSEKNQMRRAAIINK comes from the exons ATGAAGGCAAGTCCCTCCATGATGATCACCAGATTTCATCTTCTCTGTGCT GTGAGTGTCCCATGCAGTAGCTTGTTTGATGTAGTGACAGTTCGATGCGGGCACTGCACCAATCTTTGGACAGTGAATATGGCAGCTGCCTTCCAATGTCTGCAGCCCTCCTGCCAACAAAATGCTCAG GTTCCTATCCATTCTTCAACCGAAATCAAAGTTGACTTAGGCTCTTCTTCAAAATTGAACAACAAGTTGGCCATCCAACCTTCCATCACAAAAAAACCCGAGCCGAAAATCGCCAACAGAC CACCAGAGAAGAGGCAACGAGTCCCATCTGCATACAACCAGTTCATAAA AGAGGAGATTCAAAGAATCAAAGCCAATAATCCGGAAATCAGCCACAGGGAAGCATTCAGTACTGCTGCAAAAAAT TGGGCACACTTCCCTCACATTCATTTTGGACTGATGTTGGACAGCAACAATCACGTTAAACATAATGAG GGGTCCGAGAAGAACCAAATGCGAAGGGCTGCCATAATAAACAAGTGA
- the LOC142529845 gene encoding axial regulator YABBY 5-like isoform X3: MKVSVPCSSLFDVVTVRCGHCTNLWTVNMAAAFQCLQPSCQQNAQVPIHSSTEIKVDLGSSSKLNNKLAIQPSITKKPEPKIANRPPEKRQRVPSAYNQFIKEEIQRIKANNPEISHREAFSTAAKNWAHFPHIHFGLMLDSNNHVKHNEGSEKNQMRRAAIINK, from the exons ATGAAG GTGAGTGTCCCATGCAGTAGCTTGTTTGATGTAGTGACAGTTCGATGCGGGCACTGCACCAATCTTTGGACAGTGAATATGGCAGCTGCCTTCCAATGTCTGCAGCCCTCCTGCCAACAAAATGCTCAG GTTCCTATCCATTCTTCAACCGAAATCAAAGTTGACTTAGGCTCTTCTTCAAAATTGAACAACAAGTTGGCCATCCAACCTTCCATCACAAAAAAACCCGAGCCGAAAATCGCCAACAGAC CACCAGAGAAGAGGCAACGAGTCCCATCTGCATACAACCAGTTCATAAA AGAGGAGATTCAAAGAATCAAAGCCAATAATCCGGAAATCAGCCACAGGGAAGCATTCAGTACTGCTGCAAAAAAT TGGGCACACTTCCCTCACATTCATTTTGGACTGATGTTGGACAGCAACAATCACGTTAAACATAATGAG GGGTCCGAGAAGAACCAAATGCGAAGGGCTGCCATAATAAACAAGTGA
- the LOC142529845 gene encoding axial regulator YABBY 5-like isoform X4, whose product MEVPDQLCYIPCNFCNIVLAVSVPCSSLFDVVTVRCGHCTNLWTVNMAAAFQCLQPSCQQNAQVPIHSSTEIKVDLGSSSKLNNKLAIQPSITKKPEPKIANRPPEKRQRVPSAYNQFIKEEIQRIKANNPEISHREAFSTAAKNGSEKNQMRRAAIINK is encoded by the exons ATGGAAGTGCCTGATCAACTCTGCTACATTCCTTGCAACTTCTGCAATATTGTTCTTGCG GTGAGTGTCCCATGCAGTAGCTTGTTTGATGTAGTGACAGTTCGATGCGGGCACTGCACCAATCTTTGGACAGTGAATATGGCAGCTGCCTTCCAATGTCTGCAGCCCTCCTGCCAACAAAATGCTCAG GTTCCTATCCATTCTTCAACCGAAATCAAAGTTGACTTAGGCTCTTCTTCAAAATTGAACAACAAGTTGGCCATCCAACCTTCCATCACAAAAAAACCCGAGCCGAAAATCGCCAACAGAC CACCAGAGAAGAGGCAACGAGTCCCATCTGCATACAACCAGTTCATAAA AGAGGAGATTCAAAGAATCAAAGCCAATAATCCGGAAATCAGCCACAGGGAAGCATTCAGTACTGCTGCAAAAAAT GGGTCCGAGAAGAACCAAATGCGAAGGGCTGCCATAATAAACAAGTGA